Proteins co-encoded in one Nyctibius grandis isolate bNycGra1 chromosome 14, bNycGra1.pri, whole genome shotgun sequence genomic window:
- the EIF4ENIF1 gene encoding eukaryotic translation initiation factor 4E transporter isoform X6, which yields MDKRGITETENGDAFVELNRITTKYPHRYTKEELLDIKERPYSKQRPSCLSEKYDSDGVWDPEKWHASLYPSSGRTSPVESFKKDLDSDRTSLMRRIVDPRERVKDDDLDVVLSPQRRSFGGGCHVTAAISSRRAGSPLEKENDGVRVIGGRRIGSGRIISSRNFDKDHRGGEKDIRDSRDARDRDRERDYKDKRFRREFGDSKRVFGERRRNDSYTEEEPEWFSAGPTSQSETIELTGFDDKILEEDHKGRKRTRRRTASLKEGIECNGGVAEEDEAQTVLANETPADQEVPREAVLQEPAPGEFDFNEFFNLDKSVPGLASMIEDVLGEGSVSASRFSRWFSNPSHSGSRSSSLRSTPHEELERLAGLEQAILSPGQNSGNYFAPIPLEDHSENKVDILEMLQKAKVDLKPLLSSLSANKEKLRESTHSGVVLSVEEVEAGLKGLKVDQEGKIATPFMAEQMEDALNVAGSRQIKKDGDMTAFNKLVSSMKASGTLPSQPKVNQSLESHLMSPPEMPGQPLSKNILQELLGPPITRPASSNVLSGLIGGLEPAASLLTQRAPSPPIPPVFPTRAASADYLRHRISSPIGFGQGSQQLLGDPYPGVRKPMSPVAAQMSPLEIQQAALEGLALPHDLAIQAANFYQHGFGKPQMDKSRDGYRNRQQRVTKSPAPGHRGNASSPAPAASITSMLSPSFTPTSVIRKMYESKEKSKEETVSGKMKVSDGKDENQRPNEGLVQRMLAQGVHPQHLPLLQAGMLPPGVDLSHLQGISAPILGQPFYPLPTASPHILNPRSGTPLQLAMMQQQLQRSGTGAQGSPAGAQATPQNVLSRTGLSHGHTQLDHRPSQRSGSPIGLAKWFGSDVLQQPLPSMPSKVISVDELEYRQ from the exons ATGGATAAAAGAGGCataacagaaactgaaaatggtGATGCTTTCGTGGAGTTGAACAGAATTACAACGAAATACCCACATCGTTACACAAAG GAGGAACTGCTGGATATTAAAGAGCGTCCCTACTCTAAGCAAAGACCTTCttgtctttctgaaaaatatgacAG tgaTGGTGTCTGGGATCCAGAGAAGTGGCATGCATCTTTATATCCGAGTTCAGGAAGAACTTCACCAgtggaaagctttaaaaaagatttGGATTCCGATCGGACTTCTCTTATGCGTAGGATAGTAG ATCCAAGAGAGCGAGTGAAAGATGATGACTTGGATGTAGTCTTAAGTCCACAAAGGCGAAGCTTTGGAGGCGGCTGTCACGTAACTGCAGCTATTAGCTCACGTCGAGCAGGGAGCCCATTAGAAAAGGAGAACGATGGTGTTCGTGTTATTGGTGGCCGTAGGATTGGCAGTGGAAGAATTATCTCTTCTCGTAACTTTGATAAAGACCACCGGGGTGGTGAAAAAGACATACGTGATTCTAGAGACGCAAGAGACCGAGATCGTGAGAGGGACTACAAAGATAAACGCTTCAgg AGGGAATTTGGTGACAGCAAACGTGTCTTTGGGGAGCGAAGAAGGAATGACTCCTACACTGAAGAGGAACCTGAGTGGTTCTCTGCTGGTCCTACAAGTCAGTCTGAAACAATTGAGCTCACAGGCTTTGATGATAAAATTTTGGAGGAAGATCATAAAGGGAGAAAACGTACAAGACGACGTACAGCCTCACTAAAAGAAG ggaTAGAATGCAATGGTGGAGTGGCAGAAGAGGATGAAGCGCAAACTGTCCTTGCCAATGAAACTCCAGCAGATCAAGAAGTTCCTAGGGAAGCCGTTTTACAAGAACCAGCTCCAGGAGAGTTTGACTTCAATGAGTTCTTTAACTTGGATAAAAGTGTTCCTGGCTTGGCTTCG ATGATAGAGGATGTGCTGGGGGAAGGTTCAGTGTCTGCCAGCAGGTTCAGCAGGTGGTTTTCTAATCCTAGTCATTCTGGAAGTCGGTCAAGCAGCTTGAGATCTACACCCCATGAGGAACTGGAGAGGCTAGCAG GTCTAGAGCAAGCCATTCTCTCCCCTGGCCAGAACTCTGGAAACTACTTTGCTCCCATTCCATTGGAAGACCACTCTGAAAACAAAGTGGACATCCTAGAAATGCTACAGAAAGCCAAAGTGGACTTAAAACCTCTTCTCTCAAGTCTTTCAGCCAACAAGGAAAAGCTTAGAGAGAGCA CACATTCAGGAGTTGTACTTTCAGTGGAAGAAGTTGAAGCTGGGCTAAAAGGCCTTAAAGTGGATCAGGAGGGAAAAATTGCTACTCCATTTATGGCTGAGCAAATGGAGGACGCACTGAATGTCGCTGGCTCCAGACAGATCAAGAAAGATGGAGATATGACTGCATTTAACAAACTAGTCAGCAGTATGAAGGCAAGCGGGACTCTACCTTCACAGCCCAAAGTCAAT caGAGCCTTGAGAGCCACTTAATGTCACCTCCAGAGATGCCGGGCCAGCCTCTATCAAAGAATATTCTGCAG GAACTTCTTGGTCCACCCATTACCAGACCTGCTTCATCAAATGTCTTAAGTGGCCTGATCGGTGGTTTGGAACCTGCAGCCTCTTTACTGACACAAAGGGCACCTTCTCCCCCTATTCCACCTGTGTTTCCAACtcgagctgcttctgcagattACCTGCGCCATAGAATATCTTCACCCATTG GTTTTGGACAAGGTTCTCAGCAATTGCTTGGTGATCCATATCCAGGTGTGAGGAAGCCCATGAGTCCAGTTGCTGCACAG ATGAGTCCCTTGGAAATTCAGCAAGCTGCATTAGAGGGACTAGCATTACCACATGACTTAGCCATACAGGCAGCAAACTTCTATCAGCATGGCTTTGGTAAACCACAAATGGACAAAAGCAGAGATGGCTACAGAAACAG GCAGCAGCGAGTGACTAAATCGCCTGCACCCGGACACAGAGGGAATGCAtcttctccagctcctgcagcatccATTACTAGCATG ctctctccctcctttACACCTACCTCGGTGATACGCAAGATGTAtgagagcaaggaaaaaagcaaagaggagaCAGTTTCTGGGAAAATGAAAGTCAGTGATGGTAAAGATGAAAATCAAAGGCCAAATGAAG GATTGGTCCAGAGAATGCTGGCACAGGGGGTTCATCCACAACACCTTCCTCTACTGCAAGCAG GTATGCTTCCTCCTGGAGTGGACCTGTCTCACTTGCAGGGAATATCTGCTCCCATCCTTGGCCAACCTTTTTATCCGCTACCAACAGCCAGCCCTCACATCTTAAATCCACGCTCTGGGACACCTTTGCAGTTAGCGATGATGCAACAGCAACTACAACGATCAG GCACCGGAGCACAGGGATCACCTGCTGGTGCACAAGCAACCCCTCAGAACGTGCTGTCTCGGACTGGATTATCTCACGGGCACACACAGCTTGACCATCGCCCCAGCCAGAGAAGTGGCTCTCCCATTGGCCTTGCAAAATGGTTTGGTTCAGATGTCTTGCAGCAGCCTCTCCCTTCCATGCCATCTAAAGTCATCAGTGTAGATGAACTGGAATACCGGCAGTGA
- the EIF4ENIF1 gene encoding eukaryotic translation initiation factor 4E transporter isoform X1: protein MDKRGITETENGDAFVELNRITTKYPHRYTKEELLDIKERPYSKQRPSCLSEKYDSDGVWDPEKWHASLYPSSGRTSPVESFKKDLDSDRTSLMRRIVDPRERVKDDDLDVVLSPQRRSFGGGCHVTAAISSRRAGSPLEKENDGVRVIGGRRIGSGRIISSRNFDKDHRGGEKDIRDSRDARDRDRERDYKDKRFRREFGDSKRVFGERRRNDSYTEEEPEWFSAGPTSQSETIELTGFDDKILEEDHKGRKRTRRRTASLKEGIECNGGVAEEDEAQTVLANETPADQEVPREAVLQEPAPGEFDFNEFFNLDKSVPGLASMIEDVLGEGSVSASRFSRWFSNPSHSGSRSSSLRSTPHEELERLAGLEQAILSPGQNSGNYFAPIPLEDHSENKVDILEMLQKAKVDLKPLLSSLSANKEKLRESTHSGVVLSVEEVEAGLKGLKVDQEGKIATPFMAEQMEDALNVAGSRQIKKDGDMTAFNKLVSSMKASGTLPSQPKVNQSLESHLMSPPEMPGQPLSKNILQELLGPPITRPASSNVLSGLIGGLEPAASLLTQRAPSPPIPPVFPTRAASADYLRHRISSPIGFGQGSQQLLGDPYPGVRKPMSPVAAQMSPLEIQQAALEGLALPHDLAIQAANFYQHGFGKPQMDKSRDGYRNRQQRVTKSPAPGHRGNASSPAPAASITSMLSPSFTPTSVIRKMYESKEKSKEETVSGKMKVSDGKDENQRPNEATDNLLSSSVENADQETLPTLGTKLPALQRSACSTPLAQANRCTKEQDYRPKSTGRKTPTMASPVPGGPFLRPVHQVPLVPHVPIVRPAHQLHPGLVQRMLAQGVHPQHLPLLQAGMLPPGVDLSHLQGISAPILGQPFYPLPTASPHILNPRSGTPLQLAMMQQQLQRSGTGAQGSPAGAQATPQNVLSRTGLSHGHTQLDHRPSQRSGSPIGLAKWFGSDVLQQPLPSMPSKVISVDELEYRQ from the exons ATGGATAAAAGAGGCataacagaaactgaaaatggtGATGCTTTCGTGGAGTTGAACAGAATTACAACGAAATACCCACATCGTTACACAAAG GAGGAACTGCTGGATATTAAAGAGCGTCCCTACTCTAAGCAAAGACCTTCttgtctttctgaaaaatatgacAG tgaTGGTGTCTGGGATCCAGAGAAGTGGCATGCATCTTTATATCCGAGTTCAGGAAGAACTTCACCAgtggaaagctttaaaaaagatttGGATTCCGATCGGACTTCTCTTATGCGTAGGATAGTAG ATCCAAGAGAGCGAGTGAAAGATGATGACTTGGATGTAGTCTTAAGTCCACAAAGGCGAAGCTTTGGAGGCGGCTGTCACGTAACTGCAGCTATTAGCTCACGTCGAGCAGGGAGCCCATTAGAAAAGGAGAACGATGGTGTTCGTGTTATTGGTGGCCGTAGGATTGGCAGTGGAAGAATTATCTCTTCTCGTAACTTTGATAAAGACCACCGGGGTGGTGAAAAAGACATACGTGATTCTAGAGACGCAAGAGACCGAGATCGTGAGAGGGACTACAAAGATAAACGCTTCAgg AGGGAATTTGGTGACAGCAAACGTGTCTTTGGGGAGCGAAGAAGGAATGACTCCTACACTGAAGAGGAACCTGAGTGGTTCTCTGCTGGTCCTACAAGTCAGTCTGAAACAATTGAGCTCACAGGCTTTGATGATAAAATTTTGGAGGAAGATCATAAAGGGAGAAAACGTACAAGACGACGTACAGCCTCACTAAAAGAAG ggaTAGAATGCAATGGTGGAGTGGCAGAAGAGGATGAAGCGCAAACTGTCCTTGCCAATGAAACTCCAGCAGATCAAGAAGTTCCTAGGGAAGCCGTTTTACAAGAACCAGCTCCAGGAGAGTTTGACTTCAATGAGTTCTTTAACTTGGATAAAAGTGTTCCTGGCTTGGCTTCG ATGATAGAGGATGTGCTGGGGGAAGGTTCAGTGTCTGCCAGCAGGTTCAGCAGGTGGTTTTCTAATCCTAGTCATTCTGGAAGTCGGTCAAGCAGCTTGAGATCTACACCCCATGAGGAACTGGAGAGGCTAGCAG GTCTAGAGCAAGCCATTCTCTCCCCTGGCCAGAACTCTGGAAACTACTTTGCTCCCATTCCATTGGAAGACCACTCTGAAAACAAAGTGGACATCCTAGAAATGCTACAGAAAGCCAAAGTGGACTTAAAACCTCTTCTCTCAAGTCTTTCAGCCAACAAGGAAAAGCTTAGAGAGAGCA CACATTCAGGAGTTGTACTTTCAGTGGAAGAAGTTGAAGCTGGGCTAAAAGGCCTTAAAGTGGATCAGGAGGGAAAAATTGCTACTCCATTTATGGCTGAGCAAATGGAGGACGCACTGAATGTCGCTGGCTCCAGACAGATCAAGAAAGATGGAGATATGACTGCATTTAACAAACTAGTCAGCAGTATGAAGGCAAGCGGGACTCTACCTTCACAGCCCAAAGTCAAT caGAGCCTTGAGAGCCACTTAATGTCACCTCCAGAGATGCCGGGCCAGCCTCTATCAAAGAATATTCTGCAG GAACTTCTTGGTCCACCCATTACCAGACCTGCTTCATCAAATGTCTTAAGTGGCCTGATCGGTGGTTTGGAACCTGCAGCCTCTTTACTGACACAAAGGGCACCTTCTCCCCCTATTCCACCTGTGTTTCCAACtcgagctgcttctgcagattACCTGCGCCATAGAATATCTTCACCCATTG GTTTTGGACAAGGTTCTCAGCAATTGCTTGGTGATCCATATCCAGGTGTGAGGAAGCCCATGAGTCCAGTTGCTGCACAG ATGAGTCCCTTGGAAATTCAGCAAGCTGCATTAGAGGGACTAGCATTACCACATGACTTAGCCATACAGGCAGCAAACTTCTATCAGCATGGCTTTGGTAAACCACAAATGGACAAAAGCAGAGATGGCTACAGAAACAG GCAGCAGCGAGTGACTAAATCGCCTGCACCCGGACACAGAGGGAATGCAtcttctccagctcctgcagcatccATTACTAGCATG ctctctccctcctttACACCTACCTCGGTGATACGCAAGATGTAtgagagcaaggaaaaaagcaaagaggagaCAGTTTCTGGGAAAATGAAAGTCAGTGATGGTAAAGATGAAAATCAAAGGCCAAATGAAG CTACAGATAACCTACTGTCTAGTTCTGTGGAGAATGCAGATCAAGAAACTTTGCCCACCTTAGGTACCAAACTACCTGCACTGCAACGCTCTGCATGTTCCACACCTCTTGCCCAAGCAAATCGTTGCACCAAAGAGCAAGACTACAGGCCTAAATCAACTGGTAGAAAGACTCCTACAATGGCCTCCCCAGTACCAGGAGGCCCTTTTCTTCGTCCTGTTCATCAAGTACCCCTTGTTCCCCATGTACCAATTGTACGACCTGCTCATCAACTGCATCCAGGATTGGTCCAGAGAATGCTGGCACAGGGGGTTCATCCACAACACCTTCCTCTACTGCAAGCAG GTATGCTTCCTCCTGGAGTGGACCTGTCTCACTTGCAGGGAATATCTGCTCCCATCCTTGGCCAACCTTTTTATCCGCTACCAACAGCCAGCCCTCACATCTTAAATCCACGCTCTGGGACACCTTTGCAGTTAGCGATGATGCAACAGCAACTACAACGATCAG GCACCGGAGCACAGGGATCACCTGCTGGTGCACAAGCAACCCCTCAGAACGTGCTGTCTCGGACTGGATTATCTCACGGGCACACACAGCTTGACCATCGCCCCAGCCAGAGAAGTGGCTCTCCCATTGGCCTTGCAAAATGGTTTGGTTCAGATGTCTTGCAGCAGCCTCTCCCTTCCATGCCATCTAAAGTCATCAGTGTAGATGAACTGGAATACCGGCAGTGA
- the EIF4ENIF1 gene encoding eukaryotic translation initiation factor 4E transporter isoform X2, translating to MDKRGITETENGDAFVELNRITTKYPHRYTKEELLDIKERPYSKQRPSCLSEKYDSDGVWDPEKWHASLYPSSGRTSPVESFKKDLDSDRTSLMRRIVDPRERVKDDDLDVVLSPQRRSFGGGCHVTAAISSRRAGSPLEKENDGVRVIGGRRIGSGRIISSRNFDKDHRGGEKDIRDSRDARDRDRERDYKDKRFRREFGDSKRVFGERRRNDSYTEEEPEWFSAGPTSQSETIELTGFDDKILEEDHKGRKRTRRRTASLKEGIECNGGVAEEDEAQTVLANETPADQEVPREAVLQEPAPGEFDFNEFFNLDKSVPGLASMIEDVLGEGSVSASRFSRWFSNPSHSGSRSSSLRSTPHEELERLAGLEQAILSPGQNSGNYFAPIPLEDHSENKVDILEMLQKAKVDLKPLLSSLSANKEKLRESTHSGVVLSVEEVEAGLKGLKVDQEGKIATPFMAEQMEDALNVAGSRQIKKDGDMTAFNKLVSSMKASGTLPSQPKVNSLESHLMSPPEMPGQPLSKNILQELLGPPITRPASSNVLSGLIGGLEPAASLLTQRAPSPPIPPVFPTRAASADYLRHRISSPIGFGQGSQQLLGDPYPGVRKPMSPVAAQMSPLEIQQAALEGLALPHDLAIQAANFYQHGFGKPQMDKSRDGYRNRQQRVTKSPAPGHRGNASSPAPAASITSMLSPSFTPTSVIRKMYESKEKSKEETVSGKMKVSDGKDENQRPNEATDNLLSSSVENADQETLPTLGTKLPALQRSACSTPLAQANRCTKEQDYRPKSTGRKTPTMASPVPGGPFLRPVHQVPLVPHVPIVRPAHQLHPGLVQRMLAQGVHPQHLPLLQAGMLPPGVDLSHLQGISAPILGQPFYPLPTASPHILNPRSGTPLQLAMMQQQLQRSGTGAQGSPAGAQATPQNVLSRTGLSHGHTQLDHRPSQRSGSPIGLAKWFGSDVLQQPLPSMPSKVISVDELEYRQ from the exons ATGGATAAAAGAGGCataacagaaactgaaaatggtGATGCTTTCGTGGAGTTGAACAGAATTACAACGAAATACCCACATCGTTACACAAAG GAGGAACTGCTGGATATTAAAGAGCGTCCCTACTCTAAGCAAAGACCTTCttgtctttctgaaaaatatgacAG tgaTGGTGTCTGGGATCCAGAGAAGTGGCATGCATCTTTATATCCGAGTTCAGGAAGAACTTCACCAgtggaaagctttaaaaaagatttGGATTCCGATCGGACTTCTCTTATGCGTAGGATAGTAG ATCCAAGAGAGCGAGTGAAAGATGATGACTTGGATGTAGTCTTAAGTCCACAAAGGCGAAGCTTTGGAGGCGGCTGTCACGTAACTGCAGCTATTAGCTCACGTCGAGCAGGGAGCCCATTAGAAAAGGAGAACGATGGTGTTCGTGTTATTGGTGGCCGTAGGATTGGCAGTGGAAGAATTATCTCTTCTCGTAACTTTGATAAAGACCACCGGGGTGGTGAAAAAGACATACGTGATTCTAGAGACGCAAGAGACCGAGATCGTGAGAGGGACTACAAAGATAAACGCTTCAgg AGGGAATTTGGTGACAGCAAACGTGTCTTTGGGGAGCGAAGAAGGAATGACTCCTACACTGAAGAGGAACCTGAGTGGTTCTCTGCTGGTCCTACAAGTCAGTCTGAAACAATTGAGCTCACAGGCTTTGATGATAAAATTTTGGAGGAAGATCATAAAGGGAGAAAACGTACAAGACGACGTACAGCCTCACTAAAAGAAG ggaTAGAATGCAATGGTGGAGTGGCAGAAGAGGATGAAGCGCAAACTGTCCTTGCCAATGAAACTCCAGCAGATCAAGAAGTTCCTAGGGAAGCCGTTTTACAAGAACCAGCTCCAGGAGAGTTTGACTTCAATGAGTTCTTTAACTTGGATAAAAGTGTTCCTGGCTTGGCTTCG ATGATAGAGGATGTGCTGGGGGAAGGTTCAGTGTCTGCCAGCAGGTTCAGCAGGTGGTTTTCTAATCCTAGTCATTCTGGAAGTCGGTCAAGCAGCTTGAGATCTACACCCCATGAGGAACTGGAGAGGCTAGCAG GTCTAGAGCAAGCCATTCTCTCCCCTGGCCAGAACTCTGGAAACTACTTTGCTCCCATTCCATTGGAAGACCACTCTGAAAACAAAGTGGACATCCTAGAAATGCTACAGAAAGCCAAAGTGGACTTAAAACCTCTTCTCTCAAGTCTTTCAGCCAACAAGGAAAAGCTTAGAGAGAGCA CACATTCAGGAGTTGTACTTTCAGTGGAAGAAGTTGAAGCTGGGCTAAAAGGCCTTAAAGTGGATCAGGAGGGAAAAATTGCTACTCCATTTATGGCTGAGCAAATGGAGGACGCACTGAATGTCGCTGGCTCCAGACAGATCAAGAAAGATGGAGATATGACTGCATTTAACAAACTAGTCAGCAGTATGAAGGCAAGCGGGACTCTACCTTCACAGCCCAAAGTCAAT AGCCTTGAGAGCCACTTAATGTCACCTCCAGAGATGCCGGGCCAGCCTCTATCAAAGAATATTCTGCAG GAACTTCTTGGTCCACCCATTACCAGACCTGCTTCATCAAATGTCTTAAGTGGCCTGATCGGTGGTTTGGAACCTGCAGCCTCTTTACTGACACAAAGGGCACCTTCTCCCCCTATTCCACCTGTGTTTCCAACtcgagctgcttctgcagattACCTGCGCCATAGAATATCTTCACCCATTG GTTTTGGACAAGGTTCTCAGCAATTGCTTGGTGATCCATATCCAGGTGTGAGGAAGCCCATGAGTCCAGTTGCTGCACAG ATGAGTCCCTTGGAAATTCAGCAAGCTGCATTAGAGGGACTAGCATTACCACATGACTTAGCCATACAGGCAGCAAACTTCTATCAGCATGGCTTTGGTAAACCACAAATGGACAAAAGCAGAGATGGCTACAGAAACAG GCAGCAGCGAGTGACTAAATCGCCTGCACCCGGACACAGAGGGAATGCAtcttctccagctcctgcagcatccATTACTAGCATG ctctctccctcctttACACCTACCTCGGTGATACGCAAGATGTAtgagagcaaggaaaaaagcaaagaggagaCAGTTTCTGGGAAAATGAAAGTCAGTGATGGTAAAGATGAAAATCAAAGGCCAAATGAAG CTACAGATAACCTACTGTCTAGTTCTGTGGAGAATGCAGATCAAGAAACTTTGCCCACCTTAGGTACCAAACTACCTGCACTGCAACGCTCTGCATGTTCCACACCTCTTGCCCAAGCAAATCGTTGCACCAAAGAGCAAGACTACAGGCCTAAATCAACTGGTAGAAAGACTCCTACAATGGCCTCCCCAGTACCAGGAGGCCCTTTTCTTCGTCCTGTTCATCAAGTACCCCTTGTTCCCCATGTACCAATTGTACGACCTGCTCATCAACTGCATCCAGGATTGGTCCAGAGAATGCTGGCACAGGGGGTTCATCCACAACACCTTCCTCTACTGCAAGCAG GTATGCTTCCTCCTGGAGTGGACCTGTCTCACTTGCAGGGAATATCTGCTCCCATCCTTGGCCAACCTTTTTATCCGCTACCAACAGCCAGCCCTCACATCTTAAATCCACGCTCTGGGACACCTTTGCAGTTAGCGATGATGCAACAGCAACTACAACGATCAG GCACCGGAGCACAGGGATCACCTGCTGGTGCACAAGCAACCCCTCAGAACGTGCTGTCTCGGACTGGATTATCTCACGGGCACACACAGCTTGACCATCGCCCCAGCCAGAGAAGTGGCTCTCCCATTGGCCTTGCAAAATGGTTTGGTTCAGATGTCTTGCAGCAGCCTCTCCCTTCCATGCCATCTAAAGTCATCAGTGTAGATGAACTGGAATACCGGCAGTGA